GACAATTTATATAAACTGGAGCTTTGAGAACGGAGTGTCAGAAGAAGATAGAGAATGGATGCTTTCGAGAGAAATACTAGCTAATTACGAAGAATCAAGTTCCTATGCATCAGATCCCAAAATCGACCTGATCGATAACAGATTCTTAGTGTTTTCGAGAGGAGGGTACATGTTCGGACTTTATGACACCAAGCTCGAAACAGCTATCATAAATGACTGTTGCCCTTTTGGTAGGTGGGCAAGTCAGAATATCTGGTCGGAAAAAGGAAATAGGCAGTATAAACCAGTCAAAAAAGACCAAAAATCAGACTACGGTCTATGGGTTGAGGAAAACATCCAAAATAAAATCAAATCATATATTAGGTTGAATAAACAACGCACTATGTCAACATGAGCTAGCCAAATGTTGAATAATCTATACAACTGTTTTCTACTTCACACTTGTTTAACTCAGAAAACACAGCAGCCAAACCGTCTTTATTTCTGACTACCCAAAGAGTTCTCAGGACACCCCTTCTCAAACCTCTACACAACTACAAAAAATGAACTTACCCGAATACACCCTACAGCAACTGGCACTACGGAACGGGCAGGACCGGGATGAGATTTGGGTGGCTTACGAGGGCGTGATTTACAATGTAAAAAAGTCGCGGATGTGGCGCGATGGAAAACATTACGAGCACTGGGCAGGCCAGGACCTGACCGAAGAATTAAAGGATGCTCCGCATAATGCCAATGTTTTTGATAAATTTGAGGCGGTGGGGATCGTAAAGAGCAGGCAAAAGCCCACAAATTAAGCCGGACCAACTACAAACAGTTGCCAAGGCCATACTTGACTTGTCATAAAATCAAACACATACCATGATCTTAATAGCTGACAGCGGCGCTACTAAAACGGACTGGCGCATGATGAACGCAGATGGTGTTTCTACCCAGGTAAACACTGCCGGGATTAGCCCGCAGTATTTAGACGCCGCCCAGATATACACCATTCTTGCAGATGAACTGCTGCCAAACCTGGAGGAGAAGCATCCGAAGGCCATTTACTACTACGGCACCGGCTGCAGCTCTCCTGACCGTAACCTGCGTGTGGAGCAGGCTCTGGCAAAAGCCTTTCCGGGCAGCCTGATTCACGTAGACCACGATCTGCTGGCAGCGGCGCGCGCCCTGTGTGGCCACCAGCGGGGCATTGCCTGCATCTTGGGCACCGGCTCCAACTCCTGCCTCTACGACGGTAAAAACATTGAGGACAATGTACCGTCGTTGGGCTTTCTGATGGGCGATGAGGGCAGCGGCGCCTACCTGGGCAAAATGCTGATCAAGGCTTACCTGTACCGGGAGCTTCCTGAGGAGCTGGCGCTGTCACTGAAAAACCGCTACAACCTTACCAAGGACAGTATCCTGGACTCGGTGTATTATTCAGACATGCCAAGCACCTATCTGGCCACGTTCGCCAGGTTTATGCACGACAAGCGCAAAGATCCGGTGATACGCGCCATGATCTACCAAAACTTTGATGAGTTCTTTGAGCGTCACATATGCAAGTACAAAGACTTCGATAAAGTACCGGTGAACTTTGTGGGCTCCATCGCCTTCCATTTCTCCGATACCCTGAAGCAGGTGGCCAAGAAGTATGGCGCCACCATCGGCACCATCATCACCAGCCCAAGCGATGGCCTGATGGCCTACCACAAAGAGCTGCTGGCGCAGATTGGGGAGCAATAGCCCTGATCAGAACAAGGGAAGAAGAACAAAGGAGAAAAGACATAAATTTACTCCCGGACCAATTCGTAATTCCTAATTCATCATTCTTAATTAAAAACAAGTGTCTACAACCGAATCAGCTTCCAATTACGACGACCTTGAGCAGATGAGCGTGCGCGAGCTGCTCGTGAACATCAACCGGGAAGACAAAACAGTACCCCTGGCCATAGAGAAAGCGCTGCCGCAGATTGAGGCGCTTGTAAAAGTAACCGTGGACCGGCTCAAGGCTGGTGGCCGCTTGTTTTACATCGGGGCTGGCACAAGTGGTCGCTTGGGTATTGTGGATGCCTCGGAGTGCCCTCCAACTTACGGCGTGCCGCATGGTATGGTGATCGGCATTATTGCCGGAGGGGATACGGCTATTCGCAAAGCTGTGGAGTTTGCCGAGGATGATGCCGAACAGGCCTGGAAAGACCTGCAGCAACATGATATCAACGAGAAAGATATTGTGGTGGGCATTGCCGCATCGGGCAGGACACCTTACGTGATCGGTGGCCTGAATGCCTGCCGTGAGCGTGGCATTGCCACCGGTTGCGTAGTTTGCAATGCAGCCAGTGCCGTAGCTGCCGCCGCTGAATACCCGGTAGAGGTTATCACCGGGCCGGAGTTTGTGACAGGCAGCACCCGCATGAAAGCCGGTACTGCCCAAAAACTGGTGCTGAACATGCTTACCACGGCTACCATGGTGCAGCTTGGCCGTGTAAAAGGAAACAAAATGGTGGATATGCAACTCTCCAACCTGAAGCTGGTAGACCGCGGCACCCGCATGGTGATGGAGGAGCTAGGTATAGGCAGAGCGGAAGCCGGTGCCCTACTAAAAAAGTTTGGCAGTGTGCGCGCCGCTATCGAAGCCTACCGCAACGGAAACGGCAACTAGGCTGCAGCCGAAACCATAAAGAAAAATAGCCGGAGTTAAACGCTCCGGCCATTTTTTTGTCTGTTCA
Above is a window of Pontibacter akesuensis DNA encoding:
- a CDS encoding cytochrome b5 domain-containing protein, with translation MNLPEYTLQQLALRNGQDRDEIWVAYEGVIYNVKKSRMWRDGKHYEHWAGQDLTEELKDAPHNANVFDKFEAVGIVKSRQKPTN
- the murQ gene encoding N-acetylmuramic acid 6-phosphate etherase; translation: MSTTESASNYDDLEQMSVRELLVNINREDKTVPLAIEKALPQIEALVKVTVDRLKAGGRLFYIGAGTSGRLGIVDASECPPTYGVPHGMVIGIIAGGDTAIRKAVEFAEDDAEQAWKDLQQHDINEKDIVVGIAASGRTPYVIGGLNACRERGIATGCVVCNAASAVAAAAEYPVEVITGPEFVTGSTRMKAGTAQKLVLNMLTTATMVQLGRVKGNKMVDMQLSNLKLVDRGTRMVMEELGIGRAEAGALLKKFGSVRAAIEAYRNGNGN